The genomic stretch CAGAATCTGTTGTTACTTTATCAAGTGATATAAAATTTAAACACGGCGACGTTGTCATTATTGAGTCTCCGGTAAAAGTTTTTTTAACAATTATCGACACTCAGGAAGTGTTACCTATTGCTAAAAAAAGAGAGTTTTCACAAGATTACAAATGCTTAATTAGTTTCACGGATGAAAACAAGCTTAAGGCACTAAGAAGATTTGTAAATATCGCAAAACAGCAAACAATGAAGACAAAAAAATAAATTACCAGGGAGACCCTTTCCCTTGAATTTTGATTTGTTTAGGTAGATCAGAAAAGTGCTCCTTTTCATATCCAGTTGCAATGGATACTTTTTCATATCCACAAGTAACTAAGTCTCTAGCTATATCTTCACCTTTTACACCATCTCCGAGACAAGAATCAATGTAAATTGGTGAGTCTTTGGATATATTAGGTAGCTCGTTATAAAAATCATCTTCATTTGAAAAACACTTAAATTCGATCCCCTGCTCCTTTGCTCTTGTTTTCCACACCAACCTAACGAGTGGGTCATCATCAATTAGGATTGATAAATTTCTAATCTTAGAGTCTTCTTCCATAATGATAGGGATATATGGAATCATGCTCTTATCTACGAGACCGATACCACTTTTCTCACATGTTTTTTGAATTTCGGAATTCTCATAATGGCTGGTACACAAAATACTTTCTTTTGCGATTCCCATTGATAGAATGGTTTCAAGTCCATTTGTGCTTTCTTTTTTAAATTCTTGATCAAAAATATAGATATATCCACTCTCATCGTTCTCGACTTTCCACTTTTTAAATGACTCCAGTGTAAAGAAAGACTTTATTTCTCTTTTAAATCTTGATTCCCATGCTTTATGAACTGAAGGATCGTCTTCTATGAGGACAATTTTGGAATCTCTTTTAAGACTAATTTGACTAACAAAGGACTCTGGTGGAACTATTTTTGGTATTCTGATAGTTATAGTGGTTCCCTTACCAATTTCGCTTATTACATTAATTTTACCGCCAAAAGACTCTACTACACTTTTTGCGTGAGAAAGACCTAATCCATTGCCGTTTTCCTTGCCAATAGATTCACCTTGAATAAAAATTTTGTCTAGATATTCATTCGGTATTCCCTTGCCAGTATCACTTACTTCAATAGTTACATTTTCTTTATCAGAGCTAATATTGATAATTATATCATTCTGTTTATCATTTGAAGCTTCTACGGAATTATTGATTAGATTGGATATAATTCTAGAGAACTCTTTTTTACTAAAAACACAAAATGACTCATAACCACCGTCAAGAATCGTAAATTCAATTTTTAAATTCATGTTTTTTGAATATTCGAGCCTTTTTTCAGATGTTATGAGATTTAAAAGTCTTGCAATGGAGATTTTTTCAATCTGTTTTTCTTGATCTCCAGGTTCTTTATTCTTGCTAAGAAGATCATTTGCCAGGTCGTGAATTCTGTTAATTGCTGAATTAAATATGGTTCTTTCAAATTTGGTTTCATCAGGTATAGACTTAATAGCGATGTCAAGCGCGGCAAGGGGAGAGCGGATATCGTGAGCTACTTGCCTGGCAATTTCTGCAACGAGAACTTCTTTTTCTAGCTTATTTTTAACATCTGCTTTTTTACAAATATATCTTCTTATTATTTTAGCTGAGAATAATGCTAGAAGTACTGATATGTATACCCCTATCTTTAAAGAATTAAGCCAACTATATATAAATACAACTTCGCCAACTTTAGAAGATTGATTATTCTCGAAGTAAATATCTTGCACTATTCTCGATTCACCAAAGCGAGCGTGTCTATCTCTTCTTGAGACAGGAAGTGATATTTGTTTAATGTTATCATATGATAATTCGATCAGTTCAAAGTTATTTTCTCTAATAGATTCCAATATGTATATTGTACCGCGGATATCGCCACTTTTTAAAGGACGCTTTACAACTGATGTTATCTGAGTAATTATGTTTTTTTTATTTTCTGACTCTGTTACTAAAAGAAGAGAACAAAATGTTATAGAAAGAGTTGTAAAGATCGCCAGTCCTACTGATAAGGTTGAATATTCTGATATTTTTTTCATTCATTATCCCATTGGGTGTGGCACTTGCTCTAAACATGACAGATTGACTATTTTGTTATTAAATTCTTTAATACGTCTTAGATTTATATTTTCTTCATTTATTTTTCCAAAAAACATATTTTGTAGTCGTTTTGAAGAAGAGTATGTAGTGTACATTTCAATTCCAGAAAAATATTCAAATACATTCCATGTTTTCGTTTTGAATTCTTTTGACTCTATTTTAAAGTTTGCAATTTTACTTTTTTTTATACTGTTAATATAAAAAGAACTCAGATTTAGAATATTATTTCTCAGATGAAAGTTATAGTGTTCTTTTGGTGTGTTTGGTATCATGATTAGATCATTAAAAGAATCTTCGTTATCTGCCATTAAGCAAAATAAACATTCAATCATTGATTTTTTTAAAGCTTTTTTGCAGTCTTTTGATGTTCCCAATCCAATTATGTGACCCGATTCTTTGAATTTTCCAACTGATAAAAACGTAAAATAGTTATTAAGTTTACTTAATTCAAATACCTCTACTGACCTGTCCTTAGTTCTTATCTGATAGTTTAGTTTTTCAACTTCGCTATTAACAAACTTCTTGCCGGGTGTACCAGACAAATAATGCCCTAGAAAAATATCTCTCTCAATCAATTCAGATATTGAACTTTCAAGTGACTCTTTTTTTGTCCAATGAGTACCTATTCCTCCTGCTTTCATATTATTTATTTCAAAGAAAAAGCGGTCAACAGCTTCAGAAAAACCTTTTAGGAATGCTATTTCTTCATCTTCATCTATACCAATGCCAGAATATTCACGTCCATCTATTGAAATATGTATTCTATAATCGTGCAAACCGTTTAGATATTTTTCCCCCCAAGAAGAGTAGTGTGCCTTTAAATTAATCTGCTTTGACAAGCTTAAGATTTTATCTATTTTTTTGTGATTTGCCATATTGGATCATTCGCATAAAACTGAGAAAAATTTAGGTTCCAATTATCTCTTACGCATGAAACATAAGGTACGGAGACCAAGGGAACAGTATAATAATTAGATAGTATTCTTTTGTGCATTTCTTTTAGCATTTTAATTCTATGTGTTTTTTCTGGTGTTTTCATGTACGTTGAAAGCCAATTGTTAAGCATTTCTTTTTGTGGTCCAAAAGCACCAGAGTTTATAGAATAAGTAATAAGTGAAATGTCTTCTAAAAAACCCGTATCTGGACCAAGTATAAATGCATGTACTTTATCATCTGTTCCAGAAAAGGAAGGAATGGCTTCTGATTCTATCAATACGATGTTACTCATATTACCTTTTTTGTACTCATAAAAAGCTTGTAAAGCGTTTGGAACTCTTACTGAATTAATTATGATTTGTTTGTCAGGTAAATCTCCTTGATATTTAAGTAAGTTTTCAAGGTCTTTAATTTCATCACTATTTAACCATGCTTCTCCAAATGCTGGAAAAAACTGATCAGTATTTTTGTAAATTTCTGATTTTACATAAAATTGATTAAACGCTCTTTTAAATTCAGCACCTATGGCCTTTCTTTGTTGTAATGTTAATTCTTTAATACCTTTACTCGTAAATATTAGTGAATGAGTTCTAAGATTCATCGTTGTATGTTTTGAACAAGAATATTTTTTAGAAAAATCGTATACTTCGTGTTCTGATTTCTTATCAATAGTTGTAATAAAATCAACTTGGCCTTTTTTAAACAATTCAAGCGAACTTTCGTAGTTAGCAAATCCAGCAGGTATAAATTTAACCTTTTGAGGGATATTTTTATTGTATAAATGGTGATCCTTATTTGCTTTTAATTCTATCCCCCCTTTGCCATCGTCTGATACAACAAAGTAAGGTCCAGATGTATTAGAGTAATCTTTTATAGAAAGATTTTGCTCATCTATCGATGAAGTAGGAATAATTGCAAAATCAATCGCTGCAAGCATTGGTATCAGAAAATCATTTCTTGAAGGAGTTTTGATCGTAACAGTGTTTGAAGTATCATCTGCTAACAAGTTTTCACACTCATCTGCAAGTTTCTCAATCTTAAGATTTGGACAAACAATCGCCTTGAAGCGACCATGAGTATTTTCGCTTAGAATAACAAGTCGCTTTAGCGAATTTACTACATCAACCGGTTTAATTACTGCACCAGATGAAGTTTTGAGATTGTTTTTTAATGTGATTTCGAGGTTATTACCATCCCAAACAAAACTCTTTGCCAGATTAGGTATAGGTTCTCCAGTTTTTGGGTCTAGTCTAATAAGTGTGCTATAAATATTTTCTAAAAAAGCATATTCAGGGGAGAGATATATTTTTGTTGGTTCGTAGAACTCAACTTTTTTATCATACGGGAATGCGACCTTAAGCATATAAGTATCTCCACTTCCACTTAGCCGGCATCCATAAAGATTTATGGACACGCAGCAAAGTAGCAAAATAATTATATTAATTTTAAGCCGCTGGGCCACCACATCTCATTCCTGATATAGAAGTGTCTGTTGAACTTACTAATACTCCAGCATTTTTAAGTTTAGAATTTAGTTTAGATTCTTTTAAAACATATCTAGCTGATGAAAAACTTAAAATAACACCGATAATAAAGAATACCTTTGACATATAAATCTCCTGTGTTTTGTTTATACAAATGCTTTTAACTAATACATTTTTTGCAGAGAAGCAATAAAACTGAGCTATTTTTTCAGAAAAGATAGTATTTAATGTCTAAATATAGGTGTGTTAATAAATTATGTTTAAACATATAAGTTGTATAAGTAGAAGTTGGTTTTCACTTTTTATCTAGATCTAGCATTCTTCAATTTGTGAAACATATTATTTTACAAATAATGCTATTTAAACTCCAAGAGTATTTTTATTTCTGGTTTTGGTTTCATAATTCTAGAATAAGCATTTTCGCTTTCTATATAGAATCCTTCTTTATTTTCATTTTTCATAAATTCGGCAGGAGTCAAACGTTCGTCAGTAAGAAAGAAGTGATACTTCTCGGTTACATTATCTAGGCCATACTTGACGACTGCTTTGATAATGCGGTCGCTTTTTTCTAGTAATTTTTCATTAAAAGTTACGTTGTTTTTCTTTGTAATGTCGTCATAATACGCATAGGTTTTAAAGTAGTACTCCAGTTCTCCAGGTCTAAATTCCATTTCTTCGCTCTCATTTTCACCTTTAGATGCAGATTTGCCGTCCTTATTGCCAGTTTTTTTCTCTTGTTCTGGTTTACCAACAAGTCTGCTTTTAGAATCTTCTTTCTTTTCATCAATAGAAGCTATTTCTCTTTTTGGTGATTTGCTAGGTTTTTCCTTGGACTCTGTGTCTTCTTTTTTCTTCTGTGTTGGAGCATACCCGTTATATTCAGGATTATAACCAACTGATCCACTTCCAGAGCTTCCGCCCGAGCTAAATCCTCCTCCTGAACCAGTGTTATAAGATCTTCGAGGTCTTGGTGTATATCCACCATTAGATGGTGAACTGATTGCGGTCTGTCCGCGTCCATTAGTTTTCACCCTTGGTTTAATAGCAATTTCTTTAGGTTGGGGATCTCTTTCTGGTGAATAATCTTCTTCTGGTTCCTTTGGGACAATCTCATCTTCTACTTTAGTTTGTTCATGTGAAACTATTTTTTCTAGCTCTTTCTTTTTATTTTCAATTTTTTCTAATTCTTTTTCTAGTCTTTGAATGTCAGGGTCGTTTTTATAGGCAGCAATTCTCTCTTCTTTAGTAGCGTGTTCACCTAAAGAAGTATTTATTTCTTTTTGTTTAGCAATTATGGAATCTTGCAATCTTTGTTTTTGGATTTTTGATTTGAATGATTCTGTTGCAGCTTTCATGTATCCAGAGTTTTTTGAAGGCATCGCTACTTTTTTACGTACGCTAAACATTTCTTGAAAATTCATTTTTTTTGAAACAGAATTGGATATCTCTTTTGCCATTTCTAAAGCTTTTTCATCGCTAACCTTTACGCCATATGAGTTTGCTGCAAATCTAATGTCTGAAGCAACTGTTGCTAGTCTTTCATCATCGTCTTTTATGTTAGAATAATCCCTAAAGGCACTTGGGTCTTGTTTTTCACCATTGGGCAGGTCCCATCCGTTTTTAACGACATCTTTTAAGGTTGATTCAATTTTTGTTTTTTCACCATCTGTGGTATACATCGTCATAGTTGTCTTTTCATCTGGGTTAAATTCAGCTCTTTCCGCTTGAAGTTGCGAGTGTTTAAAGTTCATGTCCTGCATATCTTCATCAGTAACTTTAATATGGGCGGCATCTCTTGCTAGATCGTTACATTTCGAAACAGAGTCAAGGGTACACGTTTTCTTTACATCAAGCATTTTTATTGCTGTATCTAAATACGTTTTAAGTTTATGTTCTTCTAAAATCATTTCTTCAGTTTTTTGGGTGTTTGACTTAAGCTCATTGGCTTCTTGTTTTAATCTCTCTTCTGCACATTTTACTTGATCTTCCATATCGTCAAACGCGACCTCATCTCCTGTAATACTGTTTCTGCGACTTTGAAGGGCATTAATGTAAAATGCTATATTCAATTCATTGCTAGATGTGTTATATTTTTCGATCACTAAGTCTTTATCTTCGTTTTGAAACTTGATTGCATTAATTGGTTGTATTTGGATTTCAGGTTCTGATTCTGACGAATATGCCTTTTGGGGGAAAATAAGATTAAGCATAAAAGCGCTGGTTTTTTTAAGTTTTAAAGCATCTTCTAAGCGACGTTTTCTTTGAATGTAGTCCCTTCTTGTAAATATACATCGGTCTTTTTTAAATAATTTCGCTTTGTGAATTGAAGGATTTTTAATTTCAGCGAGAACAACAGCCTCTGGAGGAGTTTGTTGCTCTCCACATCTCTTATTTGGAGGTTTTGTCCCGTTATAAGCAGCATTTTCAAACAGTTCAACATAAACAGCTAGGTTCATAAAGGAATCAGGTGAAAGATATTCATCATTTGGCATAAAATCCCATAACGAGAAGTATATTTCTTCAATTGGTCGTTTAGAATCAAGTACGTAATCATACAAGCTTCCTTCCTTTATTAAAAACCTTAGAAATTCTCTAAAATTATCACGAGTAAAGAGTTCATCTGTTTCGAATAACCGCTTATGGAGTACGATTTCTGTCCCATCTTCTCGGACAGCAATATAAACAGCTCTCTTTTTTCCATCTTCTAAAATTTGCGCACCATATTTGAATTTTACTGTTGGGGAGCCTTTTTCTGCTAAAAAGTCCCTTAGTTCGCTCATGTCGTTTGATTTTGCAACTGGAGTTTTTATTGGACCTCTTTGCCTTTTTCCGCGTTTGTTAAATTCACAATTATAAGGTGTATGTCCTGCGCCACATTTTCCAATATTCAAATTTCTTGTGTATCCAGAATTTTTAATGTGTTTACTCATGAGATTATGATCTTGAGCAAACTGCAAAGCTTTAAGTTTTAGATTATTAAAAAAATCGGCGTGAGCACTATTTTGCAAGCTAAATGATAAAAGCAGTAACGTAAGTGTTTTTGCGACCATAAAATCTCGTTGATCATATTATTATGGTTTAAACTTATGAAAATTATTAGATATTTTTGAAATTTTAAAGCAAGTTTTATAAATATTACGGTCTTATACATTTTCTTGAAACGTGATTAATTTGGGTTGGATGCCAATTAAAATTGCCTCTTTTAAATATAAGCAAAGATGAATGTTTTATATCTTACGCGTGTTTAAACTTTGGGCAGCAAAATTATAGTCAATTGAGCTTTTCGTGTCTATTTATAATGGTTTATGTATTTGGCATTTTGATTGCATCTAATTATCTCAAATCTTATAAGGGGCAAAGCATGAAAAAGTTATTTTTAATACTTATCTTAATCTCAACTTCAAATGTTCTTTTTGCAAAAGAGAAGGTTGTTACTTGCTTGAATTTTTACAAAAATTATTATTTTGTAAAAGATCAATATAAGAATATTGAATATGCAATTTTAGGAGCACAATACTATATAGAGGGAGAAAAAGAAATAGCAAGTTCAATTGATAATGACGGGACAACATATTACGAAATATTGCAAGGTAGAAGAAGATATTTACTTAGTGGTCTTCAAATTTTTGATGATCGTTTAAAAGATAATCTTGGGTATTGCACAAATGGAAAAGATGCTGAACCAGAAGATATTAAACCTAAAATAAAGGAAATTCATGATGAAGCTATAAATAAATTACTACAGTTAAATGAGCTGGAAATGAAAGTTTTGGATTACGATAGAAAAAGACTAAAAAGAGATGGCTTAAGCCAGGTGGATCTTGAAAGAACACCAGGAAAGAAAATCGAAGAAAATGAAGAAAACTACGAATTTCAGTCAGGTGTTATTGTAGGTTAATATATTGGTGGTCAGATTTTGTTACTCTAGGAACTGATGGACGAGTTAAAATCCTAGCTGCATAAGATAGTGTAAATTTAAAAATCTAAGTAATATTCAGTTCATTGAAATATCCTTAGACTAAATAAAAATAGCAATAAGATCGTTATTAAGTTCAGATAACCAACTGATAGTTGATCCTTTACAAATTTCAAGTATGAAAAATTCGCAATATTCTCTCGATTAAATACTTAAATATGATATTAACCTTAAAAATATTCTAACTGGAGTGAAAAATGATCGAAGTGAGACCAAGTAGTTTTTATAAAATTTATGAGGTTCAGCCTGGAGATACCTTATCTCAAATTATCACAGATCACTTTTCGTATGATGACTTGCCTCATAGTCCGAATCTTAATTGGTCTGAAATAAATTATCTCATAGATATTGTACTTCATAATAATCCTCATATAAAAGATCCTAATAGAATACAGCCATGGCAAATGATAGATCTTGCTACATATAAGAAAAAACACTCTGAAATTTATACCAGTGCTCATCACGCATTAATGAAGAGTATATTTAGACATATACCAATAGGAATGTCACATATTATGAACAGAAATCAGGGGGGTATAGATTGGCTTGCGCTCTTTATTTCTGGATTGGTATCAGGAACAGATGGCGTAGCAAAAGTATATATCAAAGCAATGGAAAGGTTTGCTGATTTTGTAAACCAAGGCGGTTATACATTTAAAGGTTCTAGCAATAATCTAGCAGCAATGCTTCAGGACGTTTGGGATAAGGGTCCAATTAAGAAAGAAATAAATGCGATGAATGACCTTCTTATCGCTCAAATCAAGGGACTAAATTATAAAGGGTATATTAATCCTTTGAAAAAACACCTAGTTTTTCCTAATACATTTGCACCCAGAAAAGCTGTAAGATATGCTGAAAATGCCGTAAAGCATCTTGGGAAAGCTAGGAAGGTGGCATTTGGTACGAGTTATGTAATTGAGCCGGTACTAGGTGCTTTTAGAGTTTATAGAGCAAAAGATGGTGAGAAGGTTAAAGTTGCTTTTGAGCAGACAGGTGGGGTGTTTGGTGGGGCAGCTCTTGCAGGTATAGCTGCATATGGAGTATGTTCACTTGTTCTTCTTTATCCATCCGGTGGTTCAAGTTTGTTTACTTGTACGTTTGTAGTATCTTTTGTTGCTGGCGCTTTCGGAAGTTACGGAGGGTCAATGGTTGGAGGCGAAATTTACGATGGACTGGAAGGGATTTTATATTGAACATAGAAAATATAACTCTTAATATTTTTGGGTTAATGCTTACCTATTTTGTGATAGTTGTGCCTTTGTTTACATGGTTTTATTTGGATAAGAAATACGTAAGAATTAAGAATAATATTGTCTATAATACCTTAAACAACGTGTACTCTAGGTTCAAAGTTATTCATAGGTTTTACGCGTATATCACTATTTTTGTTTTTAACGATCAAACTAATTATAAAAATAGAAATAGACTTTCACACTTCCTAGAACCTCAGGTCAAAATTAAAGATATCGTTGAGATTGGAACTTGGGAGAAAGTGATTGGATATTTCAATATATTAATTATTTTTACATTTATTATTGATGCCTGCATATTCTATTTTTTATCAAAAGGTTGGCCCATAAATTATCTCTACGGTATTGAAAGAAGTCCCACAACATTGCAAATGTATCATCTTACTGGTCTTGCCGTTACATTAATTGGTTGCGTTATATACTATTCATATAAATTTATAAAAAAGAGAAAAGACAGGAAGTAAATTTTCTAGGGTCTATACACGCATCTAAAACCAACATCTGCGGCAGTATATGTTGACAGAGAGTTTGTTGATAGTCCGTAAATACCGGATTTATTTCCCCAAGAATAAGTTCCACCTCTAAAAGCTCCACCGCCTGACCCGCCTTGCCACTGTCCCATAGACTGAGAGTGTGTATACGACCCGTTTGGAGAAACGTCATTAGATGAAAAAGAACCATCTAGAGTTAATACATCTTTCCAGGAGTTTGTAGCATCAATTGGGGAGTTGTCGTATCCAGCACTATTTTTATCCCAATCAACTTTTTCAAGAACATTTCCTCCGAAATCCCAAATGACAGTACCATTTGACAGATAGTGTATTCTTTTTTGCTCCCATCCGCTTCCAGCGCTTTCTCCAGCGTTGTTTCGTAAGCGGTAAGTTAACAGCACCTCGTTTTTGTTGACGAACTCTTCGATACTAGTTTCATGACATAATATTTTCAGGAGGAAAGTCATGAAACTCTCAAAATCTCAACTTTTTTGGAAATACCACATTGAACAGTGTGAATCATCTTCCTTATCTCAGGCCCAGTATTGTAAACAGCACGGAATTAACAAAAGTTCTCTCAGTGCCCAGAAGTCATGGTTTAAACAACACGGTTTACTGGAAACAAAGAATCCAAAAAGTGATTTTATAAATCTAACTGATAATCAAACAAATAAATTTCAGATCTCCTTGTCTAACGGAATACTTTTAACGTTTGATCAGCTACCACAGGCCAGCTGGATTGCCCAGCTCATAGGACAGATGAATGATCCTCAACCTGAGAAAATTTAAAAAGATTTATCTCTATAGGCCCTGCACGGACTTCCGCAAGGGTATATGGGGGTTGAGTTCTTTGGTGCAAGATCAAATGGACCTTGACCCCTTTTC from Halobacteriovoraceae bacterium encodes the following:
- a CDS encoding YcaO-like family protein, producing MANHKKIDKILSLSKQINLKAHYSSWGEKYLNGLHDYRIHISIDGREYSGIGIDEDEEIAFLKGFSEAVDRFFFEINNMKAGGIGTHWTKKESLESSISELIERDIFLGHYLSGTPGKKFVNSEVEKLNYQIRTKDRSVEVFELSKLNNYFTFLSVGKFKESGHIIGLGTSKDCKKALKKSMIECLFCLMADNEDSFNDLIMIPNTPKEHYNFHLRNNILNLSSFYINSIKKSKIANFKIESKEFKTKTWNVFEYFSGIEMYTTYSSSKRLQNMFFGKINEENINLRRIKEFNNKIVNLSCLEQVPHPMG
- a CDS encoding LysM peptidoglycan-binding domain-containing protein, giving the protein MIEVRPSSFYKIYEVQPGDTLSQIITDHFSYDDLPHSPNLNWSEINYLIDIVLHNNPHIKDPNRIQPWQMIDLATYKKKHSEIYTSAHHALMKSIFRHIPIGMSHIMNRNQGGIDWLALFISGLVSGTDGVAKVYIKAMERFADFVNQGGYTFKGSSNNLAAMLQDVWDKGPIKKEINAMNDLLIAQIKGLNYKGYINPLKKHLVFPNTFAPRKAVRYAENAVKHLGKARKVAFGTSYVIEPVLGAFRVYRAKDGEKVKVAFEQTGGVFGGAALAGIAAYGVCSLVLLYPSGGSSLFTCTFVVSFVAGAFGSYGGSMVGGEIYDGLEGILY
- a CDS encoding HAMP domain-containing histidine kinase, which translates into the protein MKKISEYSTLSVGLAIFTTLSITFCSLLLVTESENKKNIITQITSVVKRPLKSGDIRGTIYILESIRENNFELIELSYDNIKQISLPVSRRDRHARFGESRIVQDIYFENNQSSKVGEVVFIYSWLNSLKIGVYISVLLALFSAKIIRRYICKKADVKNKLEKEVLVAEIARQVAHDIRSPLAALDIAIKSIPDETKFERTIFNSAINRIHDLANDLLSKNKEPGDQEKQIEKISIARLLNLITSEKRLEYSKNMNLKIEFTILDGGYESFCVFSKKEFSRIISNLINNSVEASNDKQNDIIINISSDKENVTIEVSDTGKGIPNEYLDKIFIQGESIGKENGNGLGLSHAKSVVESFGGKINVISEIGKGTTITIRIPKIVPPESFVSQISLKRDSKIVLIEDDPSVHKAWESRFKREIKSFFTLESFKKWKVENDESGYIYIFDQEFKKESTNGLETILSMGIAKESILCTSHYENSEIQKTCEKSGIGLVDKSMIPYIPIIMEEDSKIRNLSILIDDDPLVRLVWKTRAKEQGIEFKCFSNEDDFYNELPNISKDSPIYIDSCLGDGVKGEDIARDLVTCGYEKVSIATGYEKEHFSDLPKQIKIQGKGSPW